One Chaetodon auriga isolate fChaAug3 chromosome 11, fChaAug3.hap1, whole genome shotgun sequence genomic window, AGAAAATGCTTTATATAAATAACAGGAATATACACATtataaaaacagctttcttcAGTAGACTACCCGAAGTTATTGAACAAGAAAGACACTGTAGCTGGCATTATCTGCAGAAAACCGTGGCAAGTGTAAATTAAAAAGTTCACTTCTCTATTTATGATCACAAACTAAGGCATAGAACTGGTTTAGTTACATGTATTTACACTGTTTCTGGGGTGATGCTTTATTTATCAGACTGGCCAAGTAGGAATCACTCAGCATCTGAATCCTTGATATTAAGGCCAAGCATATTGGAGAGGCTCAgtgacattttgtcattttcatctgaTGTCGAAATTTCAGGAGCTACCAGTCCCAGTACAGACTCTGGCTTTTCTAGTTTGAAAGTACCTCCTCTCACCAACGAATCTCCTGCTTCTGTAGAGGCACTGACATCAAGACTTGGAGCATTAAGTTTCAGATCAATATCAGTTTTCTCTTCGGTTGGAGAGATGTTGGTAGAGGGTACTTTATCTTTAGCAATTTTTAATCTCTCCATAATGTCAatcttttctcctgcttttgATGTTGCATTCACTATTGGCAAGCGGACTCCTTTGCTGACAACATAATCCTTTGTCATTGTGTCAAGTTTTGGTAGGCCAAAGGTATCACCAAATCCTCCATTGCCATTAACGTTGCTTGTGGGCAATCTGTGGAATTTGAATGTAGGAACCTCCACTTCAGCAGTAGACACATCAGTTTCAGAGTCAGCACCACTTCCCTCTTCATCAGTACCTGAGCCAGACTTTAATCCCCATTTGAACGGCCATTTTATCTTACTTTTTGGAGAACCTTTAACTTCAGTATCTGCTTCAGCTGTGATATCTAGTTCAGGTGTGTCGAGGCTTGTCTTCATTTCAGGAGCAGACCCACTGACATGAGGTGTACTAATTTCTCCTTCAACACTGGGAGCTTTGACTTTCACATCAGGTGATACTTCAAGATTTGCACTAGTATCAACCTCTGGAGCTTTTATATTAGATCCTGACAAGTTAAACTTTGGAAGCTTGAAATGTGGCATTTTGGACTTTTCATGACTGACATCTACAGTTGGAGCTATTGAACCTGCTTCAGGTAATTTGATATCTCCCTCTGCTTTTGGTGCACTCAAGTCTaccacagggacagagaggttGGCATCTGCGCTAGGAGTGGTTTTGTTGACCTGAGGTGCCTTTATTATGGACTCAACTGAAGGATGAACAGTTGGAACTTCTACCTCAGGACTTGAAAAATCAAGGTTTGGAAATTTTGAATGAGGAAATTTAAAATCACCCAGATGGGAATCAAAATCACCTTTTGGAGCTTTCAGTGTGACATCATTTGTTTGTAGTTCAGCATTTGGCAACTCACTTTTTCCTGAAGATAGGCTGAGATTTGGTACTTTGAGGTCTGCTTTTGGTAAATCCAGACTTGCTCCCTTTACATCAGCTTTGGACAAATTAGGATCCACATCCTTAATACTTTGCATAGGTACACTGATATTAGCTTTGGGAATACCTGTCTTAAGATCAGCATCAAGGCCTAGATCTGGAGTGCTGACATCTCCTTTAATTGTGGGGGCAGAAAGATCCAGACCTGGACTCTTGAGGTCAGCATCAACATTGAGATTAGGTCCTTTTGCCGTTGGCCCTGATAAACCAGACTTTGGCAATTTCATGTTGGGTATCATGGGTAGTGAGACAATCTCTGGAGCTTGAAGGTCTGCATCTAGGCCTTTGAGATCAGCTTTTGGAGAATTAATGTCAAGATCGAGACCATTAAGATCCACATCTGGACCTTTGACATTAGCAGTGGGCACGCTGATATTGAGATCTGGAGAATCAATCCCAATTTTTTGTCCTGAAAGATTAACATCTGGTGCATTCAGATCCACATCAGATGCCTTGAGGTGTACATCTGGTACTTTCACATCAGCATCAATGTCTGCCTTTGGACCTTTCAGTGTACCAAACTTGGGTTTCTTGAAGTTGAACCATTTTAATTTTCCAGATGGACTATCAATATCTGGAGAATTAATGTCTAATTTGGGGCCCTCCAGGTCAGTTTTTGGTAAGTTTATATTTGCATCTGGGGCATTAATCGCACCCTCCACTTTTGGAGTTGAGACGCTTAAGTCAGGGGCTGAGACATCAGCATCAATATCAACATCTGGAGAATTAACTTTTGGGCCTGAGACTGACCACTTTGGCTTTTTAAGAGTGGGCCATTTGAACTTCCCAGACTGATGCTCAATGTCTACATTTGGGGCTTTAACATCAACATCAGCTTTGGGTACATTCAAATCACCATCAGGCAGATCAAGTGATGCTTGGTCAAGTGCTTTCATATCAGCATGAAGGTCAACATCTGAGAGTTTCCCCTTTGTCCCAGAAAATTGGAACTTTGGCTTTTTAAGTGTTGGGAACCTGATTTTGCTAGAAGGGGCCCCAATGTCAGCAGTGGGTAAATTTGGATCAACATCTGGTGTGCTAATCCCACCATCAATTTTTGGAACAGACAGATCAACATCTGGTGTGCTCAGATCTGCATTTAAGTCCATATCAGCTTTGGGACCttgaagtttgtttttcttccacttcAGATGAGGCCAGTTCATTTTCGATGATGGAGCATCAATGTCAAGATGTGGGGCATTAACATCTACATCAGGGCCTTTCAGGTCAGCTTTTGGGAGGTTCAGCTCTGCACTAGGTACATTAATGTCACTCTCAATCTTTGGAGTTGACAAATCAGGTGTGTTTAGATTTGGATCTATGTCTATGTCTGCTTTTGGGTATTTGCCCTTCTTCCATTTCAGGTGAGGCCAGTTGATTTTACCAGATGGAGTCTCTCCATCAATATCTGGGGTTTGCATGTCTAGACCAGGGCCTTTAAGGTCAACTTTCGGCAAACTTATGTCTGCATCTGGGGCATTTATTTCACCTTCCACTTTTGGAGCAGCAAGATCAACATCTGGTGTGTTTAGGTTTGCATCGAAGTCCAGATCAGCCTTTTGGTTATGAAGTTTGGGTTTTTTCCACTTCAAATGAGGCCAGTTGACTTTACCTGATGGGGCATCAATGTCAGGATTTAGGGTTGGAAGATCAGCTTTGGGAAGGTTAATGTCAACATCTGGTGCACTTAGATCCCCATCAATCTTTGGTGTGGAGAGGCTGGCATCAGGTGCAGAAAGGTCAGCATTCAAGTCAGCATCTGGTCCTTTCACTTTGGGACCTTTCCATTTTAGATGGGGCCATTTGAATTTGCCTGAGGGTGCCTCAATATTAGCATTTGGTGTTTCTAAATTTACATCAGGACCATTCAGCTCAACTTTTGACAAATTCATGtccaaatctgtgttttttgaaTCAAATTTTGGGTCTATATCCATTGTCTTATTATTGAAGTGTGGCATTGTGAATTTTGGGGGCTGGTATTTTAGTTCACCTGTTTTCATCTCTGGTTTCTCAATGTTGAGCGAAGTACTGGGAGTGTTAAGCTGCGGAGATGAGACACTGACATCAGGTGCTTTGAGGGTGCCATCTAGATCTCCCTTTATATCGGGTCCGGTCAGTCCTAAGGAGGGCATTGTGAACTTGGCACCAGCATCAGCTGAGGGCTTACTAAGACCTGAAAGGTTTCCATTGAGAGTGGGAATACTTATTTCACCCCCCAACCCCTGTGCAGCATTTAGGTTTCCACTCTGGCCAAGGGAGACAACTGGCCCCTCGGCTGATGCATCCAGTGACAGATCTTTCTTTTGGTTGAGCATCTGTTGGTTATGAAGTTATAAACAAAATAGGTTAAAATCTATTAAAGCAACTGTTGTGTCATTAATCAATTACATATATGAAGCTCATACTGTTCAGTTATTATTCACACAGAGAGCTGTTGTTCCTATTAATATATTTCCAAacaattaaatgttttaataaaatgaGCAAAGCAAGCATTTGCTGCAGGTTTGGGGAATTTTTTAGTGGCCTGGGACAAATTGATTAATTCTATCAGTGGAACAATAATGCTAGCCTATGGGCCATATAATAGGCTGCTCACATCAGACTGGGTCACTTgacccaaattacaaaaaatataATTTCTATGTTATCTGTTATGGTTATGTACCATGCAGTTTTGGTTTTATATACCCATGTGTAGAGATTTGATTGGGGTTGGAACTACTTTTGAATGAAGCATTGTCCATATAAAAGACTTCACAGCTATTAACTAAATGTTAttttcaatgctgtgagcaCTACAAGTGCAATCCCATTAATCTCCATTGCAGTGGAGGCAAGAATCTCAAAATCTGGTTAAACAAAGCTTAGATTTTCTGCACAGATATAGTAGATACACTAGAGGGTTTTTATTTCGCTGAACCAACCCATGTGATATTTACCTCTGTCGGGTCTTTGAGACCTAATCCCAAAGAGCCAAGGCCAGCTGTGGCGCTCAGGTCCTTGTTCTTTGTCAGAACTTTCATGTTGTTATCATATGACTCCAGGACCTTCAGGATGTTCAGCACTTCATTTTTGTTGAGGTGGTCTAAGTGTACAGTGGCTTCAACAATCTCATCTCCTGGAACAATATGAAACAAGTTATCAGAGCCAGCTTTTCCTCAAATCATTTATTACAGATATTAGTTGAACTCTCCTAAACTGCAATAAGAATAATACATGAACTTCAATATTGACCGACTTTTCTTTTACCTGCTTTCAGGCCACTCTTTGCAGCGATTGTGTCATCTGTGATTCCTGTAATGATGACTCCTTTCTCAGAGTCATCCAGGACCAGGCTTTCTGAAATAGTTCTGCTCTTGCTGTCCCCACTCTGTGTTTAAAAGTGATTTACAAAGTGAGACAGGTGTgcaccattttcatacatttacaCCAGGTTTTGTTGCTCTCCTCCTTTTCAAACTGAGGCATATGCATAAAGATATTTTCATAATTGCTATCACATataatttgtatgtttttcataCTTACCATGATTTCTTGGGTGTATTTACATCCACATATTACACAGCAAAGTTACctgtaaaatgccagaaaaaaaaacagctttagtTGTTATGTTAATATAGTTTAAATCAGTGCTACAACTATACTATTCACCTAATGGATAATGAAGCTGCAGGGAAGCAGTGCAGAATTTACAGACAAATTATCATTGCTACAGTCTCTATATACAGACTCAGATGACTTAAAGTCATCATCATCGCATGAAAtgccttttcctttttcagtaAGATGTCTAAACCCTCTTTAAGAATACTGCCAGGAGTATGGTTTTCGTGCTTAACGTAATCTACAGTATGTCTGTACAAGCTACCTAAAATATTTGGTAATTCCTAATATTGGACCCCAGATAAACAAAGACAGTTGAACATGAACGTTGACCTTGAATATGAAAGAAGACAAGATGGCAATATTCAAAGCCATAGTATGACTGGAGCACTAGCTGAAGATCTTTATAGAATGTAGAAATCATTTCCATCAGCTGTCACCGGCTCTCACGAGGGGTCAGTTTATCCCTATACCCACACTCCCTCCTGTGCTCTGAATCCTTTACCTGCCTTTAGCAgctctttaattttttttgacATTGACTGACAGAGAAACGACACCTACACGCAGTGTAACCTCACACTTCAGGAATTTCAAAGCCTCTGCCAGGTTTGTGTGAATGCGTGCACCTAAACCAGTTGGTTTGGATGCATTCTGACTGACATGCCATcgtccagcacacacacacatacacagcactCCCTTCAACCACACCCCAATATCTTTGCATGTAAATGCTAATGTAATTCACTTGCAGCATAGCCGCATAAATAAAGTCAGAGTAGGCTTAGGTCTTCAGTGGACAAACAAAAGCTTACATAATATATTCACATAGTTCTTACTGAAAAATCAACAACTTTGCTGTGTGCATTGACAGGTGCCTGTGAAGTAACTAGTAACCTGTTGATAATCAACTCAACACATTTGAGGATACATAGCGTGAGAACTCAAAATATACACACGTCACCACTTTGCAGAATTGCTGAAGTTCCTGCAGTTTccacagaaatagaaataatgACAAATTACATAAGTGCAGGGTGGCTTCAGGCTCTATGCTTATCTCACCAAACTAAGCATTAgcacatttcaaagaaaacagaaagaaagaggtgtATTATCTAAAACTGGGTGGCAGCATCAACATTGTTACCTACCAAATATTgtaaaacagcagtgtgtgagacagatgaCAGTATGTCCCAATGGGGACAACAGCAAGTCACGCTGACAGCAGTACTTGTCAAACTGAATATAATGTTTGATAAAACTGTCTTTAGTTTTATCATTGTATTTTGAAGCCTCACTTGTTGTCAATGCCAGAAAAAACTCATCACATTTTCAAAGGTCTTGGCTTTGCAACGGGGTTATGACAAATTAAAACTGTCAGAACAATTTTGGAGACTGTTACAACACAATATGTAATTCCATAATTTCATTCCATCATATAAGATATATAAGTAAGAATATGGACCTCAACCCATccattttactttaaaattcCTTTGAACCCAGCGTGCATCCTTGCACTACACCTCAATGCAAGTCATGCAATTATTTTAAATAACACTTCATCAGTTTTCCAGGATGAacctgaaatgactgatttgAAGAAACGCTAGGAGCTTTAAACAAGGTACATATCTATGTATAATGTTGGGCATCAAATTAAATCTACTTTTTAACCAATTTTTAAGTTACTACAATTGTCCTCCCAATGATCTCATCATGATGTCTGATATCAATCAAAGACTGGCCATAGAGAACATATTGGATGGACTCACCATATACTGCCGCAAGGGTCACCTCCACCTAAAGAAAGTCCAGGCAGAGATGTCTCCTCCTCAGTGTaccactgctgctctgtcaggcAGGATCGGATGGATCTGCCAGTTAAGGGCCTATAAGCTTAAACCCAGCCAGGAGAACAGGTTAGGCCACATCAGTACCGCCTCTCATAGTGCCCCCTTTTCCccttacaacacacacacacactcccacatacacacaccttgACTTCAAACACAGAGAGCGACTCACAAGCCATTTGGCAGCCGAAACCTGACTAGAAAGCACAAGAGAGAAAGATACCACTCCTTGTTAACAGGACA contains:
- the LOC143328264 gene encoding uncharacterized protein LOC143328264, which translates into the protein MSGDSKSRTISESLVLDDSEKGVIITGITDDTIAAKSGLKAGDEIVEATVHLDHLNKNEVLNILKVLESYDNNMKVLTKNKDLSATAGLGSLGLGLKDPTEMLNQKKDLSLDASAEGPVVSLGQSGNLNAAQGLGGEISIPTLNGNLSGLSKPSADAGAKFTMPSLGLTGPDIKGDLDGTLKAPDVSVSSPQLNTPSTSLNIEKPEMKTGELKYQPPKFTMPHFNNKTMDIDPKFDSKNTDLDMNLSKVELNGPDVNLETPNANIEAPSGKFKWPHLKWKGPKVKGPDADLNADLSAPDASLSTPKIDGDLSAPDVDINLPKADLPTLNPDIDAPSGKVNWPHLKWKKPKLHNQKADLDFDANLNTPDVDLAAPKVEGEINAPDADISLPKVDLKGPGLDMQTPDIDGETPSGKINWPHLKWKKGKYPKADIDIDPNLNTPDLSTPKIESDINVPSAELNLPKADLKGPDVDVNAPHLDIDAPSSKMNWPHLKWKKNKLQGPKADMDLNADLSTPDVDLSVPKIDGGISTPDVDPNLPTADIGAPSSKIRFPTLKKPKFQFSGTKGKLSDVDLHADMKALDQASLDLPDGDLNVPKADVDVKAPNVDIEHQSGKFKWPTLKKPKWSVSGPKVNSPDVDIDADVSAPDLSVSTPKVEGAINAPDANINLPKTDLEGPKLDINSPDIDSPSGKLKWFNFKKPKFGTLKGPKADIDADVKVPDVHLKASDVDLNAPDVNLSGQKIGIDSPDLNISVPTANVKGPDVDLNGLDLDINSPKADLKGLDADLQAPEIVSLPMIPNMKLPKSGLSGPTAKGPNLNVDADLKSPGLDLSAPTIKGDVSTPDLGLDADLKTGIPKANISVPMQSIKDVDPNLSKADVKGASLDLPKADLKVPNLSLSSGKSELPNAELQTNDVTLKAPKGDFDSHLGDFKFPHSKFPNLDFSSPEVEVPTVHPSVESIIKAPQVNKTTPSADANLSVPVVDLSAPKAEGDIKLPEAGSIAPTVDVSHEKSKMPHFKLPKFNLSGSNIKAPEVDTSANLEVSPDVKVKAPSVEGEISTPHVSGSAPEMKTSLDTPELDITAEADTEVKGSPKSKIKWPFKWGLKSGSGTDEEGSGADSETDVSTAEVEVPTFKFHRLPTSNVNGNGGFGDTFGLPKLDTMTKDYVVSKGVRLPIVNATSKAGEKIDIMERLKIAKDKVPSTNISPTEEKTDIDLKLNAPSLDVSASTEAGDSLVRGGTFKLEKPESVLGLVAPEISTSDENDKMSLSLSNMLGLNIKDSDAE